A portion of the Spirochaetales bacterium genome contains these proteins:
- a CDS encoding glycoside hydrolase family 88 protein: protein MRIINCGRYLPYHMIFVYHIPMSGRKSNVERCLRAVADAVISASTFRFIDPESGVQYDSPSSAPRDAALALQSPYNDWRYWNGVLNIGMRKAGEAVKDATYRSFPDKNIAFCFDHAGYFRKKYKGDKKWVYPFAQHYIIEELDDCGAMGASLIEIYRYDKQKRYRKYIERAADHIMNKQHRLKDGTFVRHFPCYGTIWADDCYMSVSFLSRMGELEGLARFFDEAVIQVLNFHSHLFDGGKGICRHCWFSHTGKPGVAFWGRANGWILLAQVDLLDRLPEEHPDRPRLISIFRKEIEGIVRYQDTGGFWHQLLDREDSFPETSCSAMLTYAIARAINVGYVDESFKTNARNGWKGLESVIGPDGTVFGTSTGTCIGGDLHYYYKRPRPVNDIHGIGPVILAASEILAMS, encoded by the coding sequence ATGAGGATAATTAATTGCGGCAGGTACTTGCCGTATCATATGATTTTTGTTTACCATATACCGATGTCGGGAAGAAAATCCAATGTCGAAAGATGCCTGAGGGCGGTCGCGGATGCAGTGATATCCGCCTCTACCTTTCGCTTTATCGATCCTGAAAGCGGTGTGCAGTATGACTCGCCGTCGTCCGCCCCCCGCGATGCCGCGCTGGCCCTCCAAAGCCCGTATAATGATTGGCGGTACTGGAACGGGGTGCTCAATATCGGCATGAGGAAAGCAGGGGAGGCGGTAAAGGACGCCACCTATCGGTCGTTTCCGGACAAGAATATCGCGTTCTGCTTCGATCATGCCGGGTATTTCAGAAAAAAATACAAAGGTGATAAAAAATGGGTATACCCTTTTGCTCAGCATTATATTATCGAGGAACTGGATGATTGCGGTGCGATGGGGGCAAGCCTTATCGAGATATATCGATATGACAAACAGAAACGCTACAGGAAGTATATCGAACGCGCGGCGGATCATATCATGAACAAACAGCACCGCCTCAAGGACGGTACATTCGTCAGGCATTTTCCCTGTTACGGCACGATCTGGGCAGATGATTGTTATATGAGTGTCTCTTTTTTATCCCGCATGGGTGAACTGGAGGGGTTGGCGCGGTTTTTTGATGAAGCGGTCATCCAGGTACTCAACTTTCATTCCCACCTTTTCGACGGCGGGAAGGGCATCTGCCGCCATTGCTGGTTCTCTCATACGGGGAAGCCGGGTGTTGCGTTCTGGGGACGCGCAAACGGATGGATACTCCTCGCACAGGTTGACCTCCTCGACAGGCTGCCCGAAGAACATCCCGATCGCCCCCGGTTGATTTCGATATTCCGGAAGGAAATAGAGGGTATCGTGCGATATCAGGATACCGGGGGCTTCTGGCACCAACTCCTCGACAGGGAAGACTCCTTTCCGGAAACATCATGCTCCGCGATGCTCACCTACGCGATCGCCCGCGCGATCAACGTTGGGTACGTCGATGAATCTTTCAAAACAAACGCACGGAACGGCTGGAAAGGCCTTGAATCGGTCATCGGGCCGGACGGAACGGTTTTTGGGACAAGTACCGGAACGTGCATCGGAGGCGACCTGCATTATTATTACAAACGCCCCCGGCCGGTCAATGATATTCATGGAATCGGTCCCGTCATTCTCGCCGCCTCTGAAATACTGGCAATGTCATGA
- a CDS encoding HlyC/CorC family transporter: MEEGNIIDFLVSLILLVLFMILSSFFSGTETAFFSLNSLEREKLRGIKGKWNKSVIELFFSSPDRILVTILTGNMIVNIFATDIFALSFSEMIVERIPFMDSELFSVVVMTLIILLFGEMTPKNLAIRHPLAFAQSSLIPLSFFTKLFLPLTCIFNFMRSKILMSLPAKNSQDDTKKKALIGFAMKVGFQGGLITKYELDILESYLDFIDKTAADVMIPRTEIRGIDISTEIGHIFSLISEGKAKLDGSFLYVYQNDFDHPVGYIEIKDLLPLKYNVYPDEGGAVLKSIVRPYYSVPGSKNLGELTRELRHSNSAVALVIDEFGGTSGIVTFKTIVQDLLDYFYSSEKDSILRIGDDLFSIPGSIEIETLENFFGVSFPSESRTISGMIIEKLGEIPEQGVSLDVSGIRFTVRKAGKNRIVRLEAGKGKEA, encoded by the coding sequence ATGGAAGAGGGTAATATAATCGATTTTCTGGTTTCTTTGATACTCCTCGTCCTTTTTATGATCCTTTCATCTTTTTTTTCCGGAACAGAGACGGCTTTTTTTTCATTGAACAGCCTGGAACGGGAAAAATTGAGGGGGATAAAAGGAAAATGGAATAAATCCGTCATCGAACTCTTTTTTTCTTCTCCCGACCGGATACTCGTCACCATTCTTACCGGAAACATGATCGTCAATATTTTCGCAACTGATATATTCGCGCTGTCCTTTTCGGAGATGATTGTCGAACGTATCCCGTTTATGGATTCGGAGTTGTTTTCCGTTGTGGTGATGACACTCATTATTCTTCTTTTCGGGGAAATGACACCCAAAAACCTGGCGATCCGGCATCCACTCGCCTTTGCGCAATCTTCCCTTATTCCGTTGTCGTTTTTTACGAAACTTTTTTTACCACTCACCTGTATATTCAATTTCATGCGATCAAAGATCCTGATGAGTCTGCCGGCAAAAAACTCGCAAGACGATACAAAAAAAAAGGCCCTTATCGGATTTGCCATGAAAGTCGGATTTCAGGGCGGGCTTATCACAAAATACGAACTCGATATACTTGAATCGTATCTCGATTTTATCGATAAGACCGCGGCCGATGTCATGATTCCCAGGACGGAGATCCGGGGAATCGATATCTCAACTGAGATCGGGCATATATTCTCACTTATTTCCGAGGGCAAGGCGAAACTGGATGGTTCGTTTTTATATGTTTATCAAAATGATTTCGATCACCCTGTCGGATATATAGAAATAAAGGATTTGCTGCCGTTAAAATATAATGTCTATCCCGATGAAGGCGGCGCTGTCCTGAAATCGATTGTAAGGCCGTACTACTCGGTTCCGGGGTCGAAAAATCTCGGAGAATTGACCCGTGAACTGAGGCATTCGAACAGTGCAGTCGCCCTTGTGATCGATGAGTTCGGCGGTACCTCGGGTATCGTCACATTCAAGACGATCGTCCAGGATCTGCTGGATTATTTCTATTCATCGGAAAAGGATTCGATTCTCCGTATCGGGGACGACCTGTTTTCCATACCCGGATCGATTGAAATAGAGACCCTCGAGAATTTTTTCGGGGTCTCTTTCCCTTCGGAAAGCAGAACGATATCGGGAATGATTATTGAAAAACTGGGAGAAATTCCGGAACAGGGAGTTTCCCTCGATGTGTCGGGAATACGCTTTACCGTCAGAAAGGCGGGGAAGAACAGAATCGTCCGCCTCGAGGCCGGAAAAGGAAAGGAAGCATGA